Proteins from a genomic interval of Tiliqua scincoides isolate rTilSci1 chromosome 11, rTilSci1.hap2, whole genome shotgun sequence:
- the LOC136662475 gene encoding BPTI/Kunitz domain-containing protein-like, protein MRYTHFVILVMGFLSNWFKLQGVAGKLPYKCKLPIDPGTCTKALWRYHYDFLMDSCRSFFYGGCEGNANRFDSRKDCFLQYSVPGRCKYPPETGMCRAMFVRYYYNAETGRCEKFTYGGCGGNPNNFKRFRDCKRAWSMRRETVEAEFSAQQSQGQANPELYYARDSPYLTGVA, encoded by the exons ATGCGGTACACACACTTTGTCATCCTTGTGATGGGATTCCTATCAAATTGGTTTAAACTTCAGGGTGTTGCAG GAAAACTACCTTATAAATGTAAACTCCCTATTGACCCTGGAACATGCACGAAAGCTCTTTGGCGCTATCACTATGACTTCTTAATGGATTCCTGCAGATCATTTTTTTATGGTGGCTGTGAAGGCAATGCAAATAGATTTGATAGTCGAAAGGACTGCTTTCTGCAAT aTTCTGTGCCTGGAAGGTGCAAATACCCTCCTGAAACTGGAATGTGCAGGGCAATGTTTGTAAGGTATTACTACAATGCCGAGACGGGTCGGTGTGAGAAGTTCACTTATGGCGGCTGTGGTGGCAACCCAAATAATTTTAAGCGTTTCAGAGATTGCAAACGGGCAT GGAGCATGAGGAGGGAAACAGTGGAGGCTGAATTCTCTGCCCAGCAGTCTCAGGGACAAGCAAACCCTGAACTGTACTATGCTAGAGACTCTCCTTACCTAACAGGGGTGGCCTGA
- the FAM118B gene encoding protein FAM118B isoform X3: protein MASKVSLNLDRGESLEDSMPPAKKPRKLLPSLKTKKPQELVLVIGTGISAAVAPQVPALKSWKGLIQALLDAAIDFDLLEEEERKKFQKCLREDKNLIHVAHDLIQKLSPRTSNVRSTFFKDCLYEVFDDLESKMEDTGKRLLRSVLHLMENGALVLTTNFDNLLEIYAAHQGKRLESLDLTDEKKVLEWAQEKRKLSVLHIHGVYTNPSGIVLHPAGYQNVLRNTEVMREIQKLYEAKSFLFLGCGWTVDDTTFQALFLEAVKHKSDLEHFMLVRRGDVDEFKKLRENMLDKGIKVISYGNEYADLPEYFERLANEISSRDLPQDGQLNGTAAAHTAIQV from the exons ATGGCTTCTAAAGTGAGCTTGAACCTGGATAGAGGAGAATCGTTGGAGGATAGCATGCCACCTGCAAAAAAACCCAG AAAATTATTGCCGAGTTTGAAAACCAAAAAGCCCCAAGAGCTCGTCCTGGTGATTGGGACGGGCATCAGTGCAGCAGTTGCTCCTCAAGTGCCAGCCCTGAAGTCGTGGAAGGGGTTAATCCaggccctgctggatgcagcgatCGACTTCGACCTCCTtgaagaagaggaaaggaaaaagttTCAGAAGTGTCTCCGCGAAGACAAGAACCTCATCCACGTCGCCCATGACCTTATCCAGAAACTGTCGCCG CGCACAAGCAATGTCCGGTCCACATTTTTCAAAGACTGCTTGTACGAGGTTTTTGATGACCTGGAGTCCAAAATGGAAGACACTGGGAAGCGGCTGCTAAGGTCTGTGCTCCATTTGATGGAGAACGGTGCTCTGGTGCTGACCACAAACTTTGACAACCTGCTGGAAATCTACGCAGCCCACCAAGGGAAAAGGCTGGAGTCTCTTGATCTTACTGATGAGAAAAAG GTGCTAGAGTGGGCACAGGAGAAAAGGAAACTCAGTGTCCTTCATATTCATGGCGTGTACACCAACCCCAGtggaatagtgctgcacccagctgGCTACCAGAACGTACTACGCAACACAGAAGTAATG CGGGAGATCCAGAAGTTGTATGAGGCAAAATCCTTCCTATTCCTGGgttgtggttggactgtggatgACACCACCTTTCAAGCCCTCTTCCTGGAAGCTGTGAAGCACAAATCTGACCTGGAGCATTTCATGCTTGTGCGCCGGGGGGATGTGGACGAATTCAAGAAGCTCCGGGAAAACATGCTGGATAAAGGGATTAAAGTGATTTCCTATGGGAATGAATATGCAGACTTGCCGGAATACTTCGAAAGGCTGGCAAATGAGATCTCCAGCCGAG ATCTACCTCAAGATGGACAGCtaaatggcacagctgcagcacacACTGCAATCCAAG TTTAA
- the FAM118B gene encoding protein FAM118B isoform X2, whose product MASKVSLNLDRGESLEDSMPPAKKPRKLLPSLKTKKPQELVLVIGTGISAAVAPQVPALKSWKGLIQALLDAAIDFDLLEEEERKKFQKCLREDKNLIHVAHDLIQKLSPRTSNVRSTFFKDCLYEVFDDLESKMEDTGKRLLRSVLHLMENGALVLTTNFDNLLEIYAAHQGKRLESLDLTDEKKVLEWAQEKRKLSVLHIHGVYTNPSGIVLHPAGYQNVLRNTEVMREIQKLYEAKSFLFLGCGWTVDDTTFQALFLEAVKHKSDLEHFMLVRRGDVDEFKKLRENMLDKGIKVISYGNEYADLPEYFERLANEISSRDLPQDGQLNGTAAAHTAIQEPVS is encoded by the exons ATGGCTTCTAAAGTGAGCTTGAACCTGGATAGAGGAGAATCGTTGGAGGATAGCATGCCACCTGCAAAAAAACCCAG AAAATTATTGCCGAGTTTGAAAACCAAAAAGCCCCAAGAGCTCGTCCTGGTGATTGGGACGGGCATCAGTGCAGCAGTTGCTCCTCAAGTGCCAGCCCTGAAGTCGTGGAAGGGGTTAATCCaggccctgctggatgcagcgatCGACTTCGACCTCCTtgaagaagaggaaaggaaaaagttTCAGAAGTGTCTCCGCGAAGACAAGAACCTCATCCACGTCGCCCATGACCTTATCCAGAAACTGTCGCCG CGCACAAGCAATGTCCGGTCCACATTTTTCAAAGACTGCTTGTACGAGGTTTTTGATGACCTGGAGTCCAAAATGGAAGACACTGGGAAGCGGCTGCTAAGGTCTGTGCTCCATTTGATGGAGAACGGTGCTCTGGTGCTGACCACAAACTTTGACAACCTGCTGGAAATCTACGCAGCCCACCAAGGGAAAAGGCTGGAGTCTCTTGATCTTACTGATGAGAAAAAG GTGCTAGAGTGGGCACAGGAGAAAAGGAAACTCAGTGTCCTTCATATTCATGGCGTGTACACCAACCCCAGtggaatagtgctgcacccagctgGCTACCAGAACGTACTACGCAACACAGAAGTAATG CGGGAGATCCAGAAGTTGTATGAGGCAAAATCCTTCCTATTCCTGGgttgtggttggactgtggatgACACCACCTTTCAAGCCCTCTTCCTGGAAGCTGTGAAGCACAAATCTGACCTGGAGCATTTCATGCTTGTGCGCCGGGGGGATGTGGACGAATTCAAGAAGCTCCGGGAAAACATGCTGGATAAAGGGATTAAAGTGATTTCCTATGGGAATGAATATGCAGACTTGCCGGAATACTTCGAAAGGCTGGCAAATGAGATCTCCAGCCGAG ATCTACCTCAAGATGGACAGCtaaatggcacagctgcagcacacACTGCAATCCAAG AGCCAGTATCATAG
- the FAM118B gene encoding protein FAM118B isoform X1 has product MASKVSLNLDRGESLEDSMPPAKKPRKLLPSLKTKKPQELVLVIGTGISAAVAPQVPALKSWKGLIQALLDAAIDFDLLEEEERKKFQKCLREDKNLIHVAHDLIQKLSPRTSNVRSTFFKDCLYEVFDDLESKMEDTGKRLLRSVLHLMENGALVLTTNFDNLLEIYAAHQGKRLESLDLTDEKKVLEWAQEKRKLSVLHIHGVYTNPSGIVLHPAGYQNVLRNTEVMREIQKLYEAKSFLFLGCGWTVDDTTFQALFLEAVKHKSDLEHFMLVRRGDVDEFKKLRENMLDKGIKVISYGNEYADLPEYFERLANEISSRDLPQDGQLNGTAAAHTAIQDDVRRC; this is encoded by the exons ATGGCTTCTAAAGTGAGCTTGAACCTGGATAGAGGAGAATCGTTGGAGGATAGCATGCCACCTGCAAAAAAACCCAG AAAATTATTGCCGAGTTTGAAAACCAAAAAGCCCCAAGAGCTCGTCCTGGTGATTGGGACGGGCATCAGTGCAGCAGTTGCTCCTCAAGTGCCAGCCCTGAAGTCGTGGAAGGGGTTAATCCaggccctgctggatgcagcgatCGACTTCGACCTCCTtgaagaagaggaaaggaaaaagttTCAGAAGTGTCTCCGCGAAGACAAGAACCTCATCCACGTCGCCCATGACCTTATCCAGAAACTGTCGCCG CGCACAAGCAATGTCCGGTCCACATTTTTCAAAGACTGCTTGTACGAGGTTTTTGATGACCTGGAGTCCAAAATGGAAGACACTGGGAAGCGGCTGCTAAGGTCTGTGCTCCATTTGATGGAGAACGGTGCTCTGGTGCTGACCACAAACTTTGACAACCTGCTGGAAATCTACGCAGCCCACCAAGGGAAAAGGCTGGAGTCTCTTGATCTTACTGATGAGAAAAAG GTGCTAGAGTGGGCACAGGAGAAAAGGAAACTCAGTGTCCTTCATATTCATGGCGTGTACACCAACCCCAGtggaatagtgctgcacccagctgGCTACCAGAACGTACTACGCAACACAGAAGTAATG CGGGAGATCCAGAAGTTGTATGAGGCAAAATCCTTCCTATTCCTGGgttgtggttggactgtggatgACACCACCTTTCAAGCCCTCTTCCTGGAAGCTGTGAAGCACAAATCTGACCTGGAGCATTTCATGCTTGTGCGCCGGGGGGATGTGGACGAATTCAAGAAGCTCCGGGAAAACATGCTGGATAAAGGGATTAAAGTGATTTCCTATGGGAATGAATATGCAGACTTGCCGGAATACTTCGAAAGGCTGGCAAATGAGATCTCCAGCCGAG ATCTACCTCAAGATGGACAGCtaaatggcacagctgcagcacacACTGCAATCCAAG ATGATGTCCGAAGATGCTAA